The DNA sequence CTGTATTGGAAGCGATTGCTGTATTGATCCCAACCAAGTTTCCTTGAAGGTCAACCAGTGCACCACCACTGTTTCCTGGATTTACAGCCGCATCTGTTTGAATGAAGGATTCAATAGCCAAGTTTGACTTTCTTCTAAGAATGTTGATGTTTCTGGCTTTAGCACTGACAATACCAGCCGTTACTGTTGATGTCAAGTCAAAAGGATTACCAACAGCCAATACCCATTGTCCGACTTTCACATTGTCAGAGTGACCAAATGGGATATATGACAGGTTCTTCTCTTTGATTTTCAACAGTGCAAGGTCTGTAGTAGGATCTGTTCCAATCAGTTCGGCTTCATAGGAACGCTTATCTTCCAATACAACCTCAATACTTTCTGAATTTTCCACTACGTGGTTATTAGTGGCAATATATCCATCAGGAGAAATAACTACACCTGAGCCAGATGCCATACTTTTACCATTTGGAGCTCCACCACCACCGTATGGCTCGCCGAAGAAGTCTCTAAAGAAATCAGGGTAGCGTTGTGTAGAACCTGCTCGTGAGATAGTCTTGATATGTACTACAGCAGGGGTAACCCTTTCAGCAGCAGTAATGAAATTAAGTCCCTCTGGAACGATAAAGTTTTTAGGTACCTCAACAGGTTTAGTGTAGTTGGTGGGGTATGCCACATTTGATTCAGATACTACAGCCTGATCAGGAGCCAGCATTTTAAAAGCTGAAACGGAGACCAATCCTCCCATCACAGCAGCTAGCAAAGCGGTTAGAATAAGTTTAGTGTTACTCATATCCTTTAAATGTTTGTTTTATTAATTTAACCTAGAAGCGTATAAGGGTTGTTAGTATATCAATCCTTATTCTTGAAATCTTTATATGAATTGATGATGATTGTACA is a window from the Limibacter armeniacum genome containing:
- a CDS encoding Do family serine endopeptidase is translated as MSNTKLILTALLAAVMGGLVSVSAFKMLAPDQAVVSESNVAYPTNYTKPVEVPKNFIVPEGLNFITAAERVTPAVVHIKTISRAGSTQRYPDFFRDFFGEPYGGGGAPNGKSMASGSGVVISPDGYIATNNHVVENSESIEVVLEDKRSYEAELIGTDPTTDLALLKIKEKNLSYIPFGHSDNVKVGQWVLAVGNPFDLTSTVTAGIVSAKARNINILRRKSNLAIESFIQTDAAVNPGNSGGALVDLQGNLVGINTAIASNTGSFAGYSFAVPADLVKKVTDDLKEYGTVQRAVIGVQITDIDSDLQEKEGLDAIEGVYVAGIAPNGGADDAGIEKGDVILGVSDTPVNSVSELQEMIARKRPGEEVTVKIKRGNSIKDYNITLKNTNNTTAIVKAPRTMNEAVKALNAEVRSLTDEEKSQFGVSRGVIVTKIGSGKLGDSGMQPGFVITHVDKSPIASPEDLGAALKGKKGGVLIEGLYPADGEKGFYGIGF